The genomic segment TTGCTTGCAAATGAAATTTTAGAAACTCTAGGGACTCAAATATCCCAAAAAGAGTATGAATGCTATATAAAACAATTAAAATTTAATGAAAAAACATCAACAGATGAAAATATAGTATTTAATGCTCCAAATGAACTAATAGCAAAATTTATAACCACTAGATATTCAGAAAAAATAGCATATCTTTTTGAAGTAAAAACTGGTATAAAACCAAAAATAACAATTTCACTATCAAATAAATTAAAATCATCAAAAATAAACAAAGTAGATATAAAACAGATAAAAGCTCAAAGCACAATGTTAAATCCTACTTATACATTTGAAAATTTTGTTGTTGGAGCTTCAAATCAATTTGCATTTTTAAACTGCAAAATAGCATCAGAAGAACCGGGAGTTAAGTTTAATCCTATTTTTATATATGGCTCAACAGGTCTTGGAAAAACACACTTACTCCAATCAGTTGGAAATTATTGTCTAAATATCGGAAAATCAGTCGTATATATAACAAGCGAACAATTTATCAATGATTATATAAATAATTTAAAATTAAAAACAATGGATAGATTTCGCGATAAATACAGAAATTGCGATCTTTTACTTATAGATGATGTTCAGTTTTTAGGTAAGACAGATATGATACAAGAGGAGTTTTTTCACACATTTAATGAACTTCATAGTAAAAAAGCTCAAATCATAATGACATCAGATAAACCACCAAAAATTTTAAAAGGTTTTGAAGAGAGATTGATTTCAAGATTTGAATGGGGTTTAATGGCTGATATAACACCACCTGAGCTTGAAACAAAAGTGGCTATCATAGAAAGAAGATGTGAGTTTAATAAAATAACGTTAAATAGCGATATTATAAACTACATAGCAACTAATATGGGAGATAATATAAGAGAGATAGAAGGCGTTATAATACAACTAAATGCTTTTCAAAATTTATTACGCGAAGAGATTACACTTGATGTTGCAAAAAATGTTATAAAAGATCACATAAAAGAAAAAAGAGAAAATATAAACCTAGAAAATATCATAGATATAGTAGCAAAAGAGATGAATATAAAGCAAAGTGATATAAAGAGCAAATCAAGAGTAAAAAGCATAGTTGAAGCAAGAAGAATAGTAATCTATCTAGCAAAAAATTTAACTCCAAACTCAATGCCAAAACTTGCTAATTACTTTGATATGAAAGATCACAGTGCTATAAGCCACAATATAAAAAAGATAAATGAGCTTATAAAAACAAATGAAGTTTTTAGACTTAGAGTTGAAGAAATAAAAAATAAAATTTTGACAAAAGGATGATAAAATAAAATGAAATTTGTGAATATATGTGAATTAAAAATAAAAAATATTCACAATGAAAACAACGAAATACTCGCAAGAAAAAGTAATTTTCACATTTTCACAGAGTATACTATTAAAACTAAAATAAATTTAAAAAATAAGAAAGGCAAAATATGAAAGTTTTTATTAATAAAAATGTCCTTGAAAGCATAGTAACAAATACAAACCCATATTTAGAAAAAAAAGATCTAAGTGTAATAACATCTCATATAGTTATATCAGCACAAGATTCTGTTTTAAATATAAAAGCTACTGATTATGAAATAGGTTTATCATATAAACTAACAAATGTAAAAATAGTAGATGAGGGAACAGCTACTGCAAATGGTAAAAAATTATTGGACATAATAAGAAGTTTAAAAGATGATGAAGTTATTTTAGAAACTATGAATAACTATCTATATATAAAACAAAAAAATTCAAAATATAAACTTCCTATGTATAAATTTGAAGACTTTCCAAATTTTCCAAAGATAGAAGGTAAAAATAAATTTGACATAGATGCTGTTTTATTTGGTAGAAGTCTTAAAAAAATACTTCCAAATATAGAACAAGGAAATAGCAAAAGAGAGTTAACAGGTGCTTTAATAGATATAAAAGAAAATTACATAAACATAGTAGGAACTGACTCTAAAAGATTAAGTATTTTTAAACTAGAAACTCCAACTCAAAATGAATTTTCAATAATAATTCCAAAAAAAGCAATAAGTGAAATGCAAAAGCTATTTTTTGATAAAATAGAAATTTACTATGATGAAAACACATTAATAGCACAAAGTTCTAATTTTGAGTTTTATACAAAACTAATAAATGGAAAATATCCAGACTATGAAAGAGTAATTCCAAAAGAAGTTAAAAATAGATTAAAACTAAGTAGAGATAAGATGATAGATGGTATAAAAACTATATCAATACTTAGTGAAACTATGAAAGTTACATTCTCAAAAGAAAATATAACATTTGAAAGTGTTATAGAAGATAATTCTGAAGCAAAAACTACAATAGAATATCAAACAGGACTTGAAGAGGATATAACAATAGGACTTAGAAATAGATTTTTACTTGATTTCTTATCAAGTATAGAAGAAGATGAGTTTGAACTTGGATTTAATGATTCGAATTTAGCATTTACAGTAACTTCTAAAGATCTAAAAACAGTATTAATGCCTATAGTATTATAAAAATTAAGAAAGAGAAATAATGTCTGAAATAGAAAATAAAGCATACGGTGCAGGAAGTATTAAAGTATTAAAGGGGCTAGAAGCCGTTAGAAAAAGACCAGGTATGTATATCGGTGATACAAACATAAATGGTCTTCATCATATGATATATGAGGTTGTAGATAACTCTATAGATGAGGCTATGGCTGGTTATTGTGATACTATAAATGTTGAAATTACAACAGAAGGTAGTGTTATAGTTACAGATAACGGTCGTGGTATTCCTGTAGATATGCATCCAACAGAAAAAATTCCAGCAGCTACTATTGTTTTAACAGTTTTACACGCTGGTGGTAAGTTTGATAAAGATACTTATAAAGTTTCAGGTGGTCTTCATGGTGTTGGTGTATCTGTTGTAAATGCATTATCAAAAAAATTGGTTTTAAATATCAAAAGAGATGGAAATTTACATAGACAAGAGTTTTCAAAAGGTATACCAGTAACAGATCTTGAAGTAGTAAAAACTACAAATAGAACAGGAACTTCTGTTGAGTTTTGGGTAGATGATAGTATTTTTGAAGTTACTGATTTTGATAAAAATATACTTGCAAAAAGATTTAAAGAATTAGCATATTTAAATCCAAAAATAACTATAAATTTCAAAGATAGTAGAATTGGATTTAGTGAAACTTATAAATTTGAAGGTGGTCTTGAAAGCTTTGTAAATGATTTAAATAAATCAAATGCTGTAAGCAAAGCTGTATCTTTTAGTGGTGGTGAAGAAGATGTTATAGTTGATTTTGCACTTATATATAATGAAACATATAGTGAAAATTTACTTAGTTTTGTAAACAATATCAAAACCCCAGATGGTGGAACACATGAAGCTGGTTTTAGAGCTGGTTTAACTAGAGTTATAACAAATTATATATCAGCTAATGCTTCAGCCAGAGAAAAAGATACAAAAATAACAGGCGAAGATATAAGAGAGGGTCTTATAGCTGTTGTAAGTGTTAAGGTTCCTGAACCACAATTTGAAGGTCAAACAAAAGGAAAACTTGGCTCAAGCTATGTAAAACCAATAGTTCAAAAGATGACTTTTGAAGTTCTAACTAAATATTTTGAAGAAAATCCTATAGAAGCAAAAGCTATAATGAATAAGGCTTTAATGGCTGCTCGTGGTAGAGAAGCTGCTAAAAAAGCAAGAGATTTAACCCGCAAAAAAGAGAGTTTTAGTGTAGGAACTTTACCTGGAAAATTGGCTGATTGTCAAAGTAAAGATCCAACTATAAGTGAGCTTTATTTGGTTGAGGGCGATTCTGCTGGTGGTTCTGCAAAACAAGGTCGTGATAGAGTTTTTCAAGCTATACTTCCTTTAAAAGGTAAAATTTTAAATGTTGAAAAATCAAGACTTGATAAAATTTTAAAATCAGATGAAATAAAAAATATGATAACAGCACTTGGTTGTGGCATAGGTGAAGAGTTTGATGCTGAAAAATTAAGATATAATAAAATAATCATAATGACAGATGCCGATGTTGACGGAAGCCATATCCAAACACTACTTTTAACATTCTTCTTTAGATTTTTAAATCAAGTTGTTGAAAATGGTTATGTATATTTAGCACAACCGCCTTTATATAGATATGAAAAAGGTAAAAAAGAGGTATATCTAAAAGATGATAAAGCTTTAAATGAGTTTTTAATTCAAACAGGGATTGAAGGGATTGATTTTAAAGGAATCGGGACTAATGATTTAGTTGATTTTTTAAAGATAGTTGCCGCTTATGATAATGTATTAAATGAACTAGCAAATAGATTTAACTTACTTATAGCTTTAAGATATATGATAGAAAATCCAGATATAATAGGAAAAACATATCAAGAAATTTTTGAAATTTTAAAAACATATCTTGAAAGTAAAGGTTATAATATATTAAACTCATATGTAAATGATGAAGAGGTTAGAATTTATGTTCAAACAGAAAA from the Campylobacter pinnipediorum subsp. pinnipediorum genome contains:
- the dnaA gene encoding chromosomal replication initiator protein DnaA codes for the protein MLANEILETLGTQISQKEYECYIKQLKFNEKTSTDENIVFNAPNELIAKFITTRYSEKIAYLFEVKTGIKPKITISLSNKLKSSKINKVDIKQIKAQSTMLNPTYTFENFVVGASNQFAFLNCKIASEEPGVKFNPIFIYGSTGLGKTHLLQSVGNYCLNIGKSVVYITSEQFINDYINNLKLKTMDRFRDKYRNCDLLLIDDVQFLGKTDMIQEEFFHTFNELHSKKAQIIMTSDKPPKILKGFEERLISRFEWGLMADITPPELETKVAIIERRCEFNKITLNSDIINYIATNMGDNIREIEGVIIQLNAFQNLLREEITLDVAKNVIKDHIKEKRENINLENIIDIVAKEMNIKQSDIKSKSRVKSIVEARRIVIYLAKNLTPNSMPKLANYFDMKDHSAISHNIKKINELIKTNEVFRLRVEEIKNKILTKG
- the dnaN gene encoding DNA polymerase III subunit beta — protein: MKVFINKNVLESIVTNTNPYLEKKDLSVITSHIVISAQDSVLNIKATDYEIGLSYKLTNVKIVDEGTATANGKKLLDIIRSLKDDEVILETMNNYLYIKQKNSKYKLPMYKFEDFPNFPKIEGKNKFDIDAVLFGRSLKKILPNIEQGNSKRELTGALIDIKENYINIVGTDSKRLSIFKLETPTQNEFSIIIPKKAISEMQKLFFDKIEIYYDENTLIAQSSNFEFYTKLINGKYPDYERVIPKEVKNRLKLSRDKMIDGIKTISILSETMKVTFSKENITFESVIEDNSEAKTTIEYQTGLEEDITIGLRNRFLLDFLSSIEEDEFELGFNDSNLAFTVTSKDLKTVLMPIVL
- the gyrB gene encoding DNA topoisomerase (ATP-hydrolyzing) subunit B codes for the protein MSEIENKAYGAGSIKVLKGLEAVRKRPGMYIGDTNINGLHHMIYEVVDNSIDEAMAGYCDTINVEITTEGSVIVTDNGRGIPVDMHPTEKIPAATIVLTVLHAGGKFDKDTYKVSGGLHGVGVSVVNALSKKLVLNIKRDGNLHRQEFSKGIPVTDLEVVKTTNRTGTSVEFWVDDSIFEVTDFDKNILAKRFKELAYLNPKITINFKDSRIGFSETYKFEGGLESFVNDLNKSNAVSKAVSFSGGEEDVIVDFALIYNETYSENLLSFVNNIKTPDGGTHEAGFRAGLTRVITNYISANASAREKDTKITGEDIREGLIAVVSVKVPEPQFEGQTKGKLGSSYVKPIVQKMTFEVLTKYFEENPIEAKAIMNKALMAARGREAAKKARDLTRKKESFSVGTLPGKLADCQSKDPTISELYLVEGDSAGGSAKQGRDRVFQAILPLKGKILNVEKSRLDKILKSDEIKNMITALGCGIGEEFDAEKLRYNKIIIMTDADVDGSHIQTLLLTFFFRFLNQVVENGYVYLAQPPLYRYEKGKKEVYLKDDKALNEFLIQTGIEGIDFKGIGTNDLVDFLKIVAAYDNVLNELANRFNLLIALRYMIENPDIIGKTYQEIFEILKTYLESKGYNILNSYVNDEEVRIYVQTENGLDEFYINDNLFSNPLFEEALHINRKIVERDMDFGGKDVLDVLKEVIDNAKKGNNVKIQRYKGLGEMNPDQLWETTMNPENRRLLKVNIQDAQSASDTFNLFMGDEVEPRRNYIQEHAKDVKHLDI